The Megachile rotundata isolate GNS110a chromosome 6, iyMegRotu1, whole genome shotgun sequence nucleotide sequence AATGTAAGCGATTCGTTCTTATTTCAAACCCTATATGTTTCAATCATTAAACGACGGTAAATCGAATCTTTACCGCGAGTCTCTCTGTTATTTTAGAATCTTCTGCATACCACTGCGCCACCTTTACCAGAGTATAAAACAACGGGAATAAAAAAATCTCAATTTATTCTGAGTCACTACGGTGGTTTCAAATCTTGCTGGGATTGGTTGATACTCCTCGCAACCTTTTACGTGGCGATCGTCGTTCCTTTTAACGCGAGCTTCATTAACATCGACAGGCCTACCATGGTCAGCGACGTTGTCGTCGAGGTCCTTTTTATAATCGGTGGGTATACGTTCCTTTGCGCGGCACGTTCGTTTTCGTTTAACAGTTAATAAGCCTGATCGAATTTCGAGAAGAACGGATACAGTAATTGACTCTGGAATGCTCGATACTCTTATCGATTGGTACGCTTTTAAAATAATCCAGTCGAAAGGAAACGCGAAGGAGGGTggtatttcttttatttcatcGGTGATTCGAGCAGCTACGATTCCTCCCTACCCTATAACTAACCCACTCGAGCAATTCCTTCCAAGTTCCTCGAGACGCGAACACGTCCAGATTTCTTTCATTTTGCATGCACTCGTTTGTTTTTTTAAACGCGAACTCGTTGTACCGTCACTCCCATCTTTTGACACCAATCGGACTCTTCCGGCCGCTTTTCGCTAGCGATACGTTCACGCTACAATCACGGAATCAATTTATCGTGTTGAATATCGAGTAACTACGTTTCAAAAGCGAAGGCTCCTCGCGGCTGTTCTGTCAGATctctttgaaaatataaaaaaaaaaaacgagacgGGAACAGCGTTTAATTTGCAAGTATACTACAAAAATCGTTTCACCGATTAAAGATCACCCTCTGCCGTCAGTCAATGTCGCTAAACTCGTTTCTAGTGGAAAGTTTAGCTACTCGCGAGTATAACTTTGCACGAAACTAATTTGACGACCAGCGTGTGAGCAAGCGAATTTTCGGACGGAAATTCAGTTTCTAAATGGGATTAAAAGCAGTTCATCGCGCGAGGATAAAGTTCCTTAACGCGTTTCCGCGTTTCCACGTTACGAAACTCGGAAGGGCAACTAACTACGAGAACAGTTTGCCTTCTCTTCGCTCGAGACAGAGAGCACGCATTTCTAACGTACGCTCCCGGTTCCGGTCTCGGCTGTAAAGCGCAAATGTGCAGAAACAAACAAAACGCGTAACACGATCTTTTCGCAGATATCGTTCTGAATTTTCGAACAACGTACGTAAGCAGGAAAGGAGAAGTCGTCAGCAACAGCAAAAGCATTGCCGTAAATTACGTGAAGGGCTGGTTTTTCGTCGATTTGGTCGCCGCTTTACCCTTTGATTTTCTTTACGCCTCCGACGTTTATAGCGGCGAGGTAAGTAATTATCGTCGAACACCTACGAACGGTTACGTCGGCAAAACCGAAAGAACGTCGAGAAGAAAATCGTGAAGGGAATTCATTTCGCGAAGGTCAATACAGGATTCGTTCGATCGAACGCGTCGCGACGATTGCACGTGTCGTGTTTTCTCCGGAACTTGGGTACGCTTCAATACGATTCAAACGACGTATCTCACCGATGAATGGTACAATCATCCGGTCGTCGTAAGTTCGCGCTACTCGAGCATACGTTATTACATCGATTGTTCGATCGAATCGAGTCGTATCATTCGGGACGCGCGCCAACACTCGATACAGTGTAAATTCCAATATTATTTCTCGATCGACGTAATCGACGTACTCTGACCGTCCGTTTAGTGCGCTACTAATACCGCATTTACATCGCAGGAATCGGGACACGGTAATATTCATTTAGTAAAATTAACGCGATTACTGAGGCTAGCGCGATTGCTGCAGAAGATGGACAGATATTCGCAGTACAGCGCCGTGATTTTGACTATGCTGATGCTATTTTTTATCCTGGTGGCACATTGGTTGGCTTGCATTTGGTTCGTTATCGCGGAAAAGGAGAGATTAAGAAACGATAACGAATGGGATCTCGGTAAGTTCGGAATTTTCTTGCGTAACGAATTCCACGGAATGCGACTATCCGATGCTTATTGATAGTGGGAAACGTACGCCTACGAGTAAATCGTTCGAAAGGTTTATCTTCGCTTCCCTTCCGTTAGAAACACGTGATCGCGCTCATCTCAACCGAGAAACCCTAAGTTGATCCCGTACGCGTTACGTGTACGGTAGCTTATCCGTTATGTACCTGCTTAGATATACAGACTGGTCCCCCATCGCTCGTTTTCGACGATCCTGTCTTTTGAGAGCTCCGGATTCTACGATGCTCGGGAAAGTTGAGCTATATTCGCGTTAAACCGCAAAATTATCACTTAAGGGAAAGTGTATCGCGCAATTTAATCGCAGACGTTTGCTCGTGCTAGACATCCTCTCGTAACGCTATTACCGCTTAATCCCGAGACTCGAAAGCATCCAACTTTGATGCGCTCAAAGAAGAGACTCGCGACTTTGGCATACTTGTACGTTCCCCTGCAATCGCGAAGCTTTTCGAAACGCTTTTGAAACGCAGCAAGCGATCGATTTTATACTCGACGGCCCGATACAGATTTTAACCCAGTGTACTTTTGCAGGTTGGATTCACACGTTGGCTGAGAGATTAAAAATTTCCGTGAATAACGTAACGCACGCGGAAAGCTACATCACGGCACTGTATTTCACTTGCAGCAGTTTGACGTCGGTAGGATTTGGAAACGTTTCGGCCAACACGTTTTCCGAGAAATTCTTCTCGATTTGCACGATGCTGATCGGCGGTTAGTAATCATTCTcaatcgatacgtttgttccgTACGGattatcaattaattattcgatAATCAATTAACGGCTACTCTATGCTTGTTTACCCCTTGCACGAGAATCGATGCGCGAATTAGGGGCAAACGACGTTAATTAGGACCaaacaaatttaattgtaaatgtACGCTAGGAAATATGTATCGGCATATTCTATACGTATTGTGTATGCTACACAGCTCTGATGCATGCCGTGGTGTTCGGTAACGTGACGGCGATTATTCAAAGAATTTACTCTAGAAGATCGCTGTATCAAACAAAATTACGGGATCTCAAGGATTTTTTCGTGCTGCATCAGATCCCGGAGGAACTGAAACAACGTATGCAAGACTATTTCCAAACTATGTGGTCCCTCAATCACGGTATCGATATACACGAGGTAAAGTGCACGTCAACGAACGGTAAATAGTTGTACTACGTGATGCGAGAGTGGCAAGCGTATCGACACACCGTGTCACGCCGcgtgaaattaattatatacgaACGCGACGTATTAATCCTTTTAGACCCTGAAACAATTTCCCGAGGAACTCAGGGGAGACGTTTCGATGCACCTACATCGCGAGATATTGAATTTACCGATATTCGAAGCTGCTTCTCAGGGTTGTCTCAAACTACTTTCCCTCCGAattcgaaataatttttgtgcCCCTGGCGAGTTTTTGGTTCACAAGGGAGACGCGCTATCGTACATCTACTATCTGTGCAACGGGTCTATGGAGGTCGTGCAAAACAACATGGTCGTAGCGATCTTAGGTACGACTCTACTCGAGATGTTCGTCGATCTACATCGATACCTTCGTATCGCGTAATTTCGTGTAATTCGATTTAAAGGAAAAGGTGATCTTGTGGGCTGTGACATAAACGTTCACCTGCAGCACAGCAGTAACGGGGGTGGAACCGGTGGTTCGGGATCCGATGTCGTGGTCAAATCGAGTTGCGACGTGAAAGCGTTAACCTACTGCGATTTAAAGTGCATAAACATGCACGGTCTAGTGGAAGTGCTTCGATTGTATCCCGAGTATCAGCATGAATTCGCCAACGATATACAACACGATCTTACTTACAACTTGCGGGAGGGATACGAGGCCGAGGTAACTTTCGTGCAAACATCATCGAAAAACATCGCGAAAGAGGAATCGATACAATTTTTGCGTCGATGCATTTTTTAGCAAGAGTCAGATATGAACGGACCATCGTTAACGCTACCGTCGATCAGCGAAGACGACGAAAACGTGCCTGACGAGGGGGAGACCTCGCCTTTATCGCCACCGAACAAGTCGCCTTTGCACGCGTCATCTAGTCCGAGACACGCTAAATTCAGGTAAGTCGATCCGGCGTCGCTTTGATTATCTACACCTGCGCGGTATACGTAAATGTACTCTGCACGGTAAATCACAGGGACGATTATCGAGAAACGAGAAGACACGGAAGGGGAGTTCTGGTGAGGGGAAGAGCGGCTCAAGTGATCGCTCAAGAATCGGTGGAGGATCATATTCGCGGATCGGTAGAAAGACTCGATACGCAATTTTCTACGTTACATCAAGACGTCGCTACGCTTAGCTGCGAGGTACGTTTGAGAAGAATCTCGTACACAACGGGTCTTTGATATTCTGTTCGATGATAATAGGTCAGAAACGCCATCCAAGCACTGCAAATACTAGCCTGTTCGCCACAAAGTAATCCGAATTTACCAACCCCCGCGAGCCGAGGGAGC carries:
- the Elk gene encoding eag-like K[+] channel isoform X1 → MPVRKGLLAPQNTFLDTIATRFDGTHSNFVLGNAQVPTIYPIVYCSDGFCELTGFARAQIMQKGCACKFLYGPETKEEERAMIDKSLESKTELKMEVVFYKKNGSPFDCLLDIVPIKNEKGDVVLFLASHKDITHTKNLQLCELPDSDANGGLDPEAPPANYGRRRSRAVLYQLSGHYKQDNKHKIKLSNNLLHTTAPPLPEYKTTGIKKSQFILSHYGGFKSCWDWLILLATFYVAIVVPFNASFINIDRPTMVSDVVVEVLFIIDIVLNFRTTYVSRKGEVVSNSKSIAVNYVKGWFFVDLVAALPFDFLYASDVYSGEESGHGNIHLVKLTRLLRLARLLQKMDRYSQYSAVILTMLMLFFILVAHWLACIWFVIAEKERLRNDNEWDLGWIHTLAERLKISVNNVTHAESYITALYFTCSSLTSVGFGNVSANTFSEKFFSICTMLIGALMHAVVFGNVTAIIQRIYSRRSLYQTKLRDLKDFFVLHQIPEELKQRMQDYFQTMWSLNHGIDIHETLKQFPEELRGDVSMHLHREILNLPIFEAASQGCLKLLSLRIRNNFCAPGEFLVHKGDALSYIYYLCNGSMEVVQNNMVVAILGKGDLVGCDINVHLQHSSNGGGTGGSGSDVVVKSSCDVKALTYCDLKCINMHGLVEVLRLYPEYQHEFANDIQHDLTYNLREGYEAEQESDMNGPSLTLPSISEDDENVPDEGETSPLSPPNKSPLHASSSPRHAKFRDDYRETRRHGRGVLVRGRAAQVIAQESVEDHIRGSVERLDTQFSTLHQDVATLSCEVRNAIQALQILACSPQSNPNLPTPASRGSGVLARSSSHPPDALCWDPPARVSDASTQTDWPVDLFESWVRANPQRVLRILELEPDTLSRQPPSPSSPPPPPYEPLSPVVGTPPRSPSPTPSQGNDNFVYGDNHGERHIPRLYKPTNSSCDPDNKLSHRFSAGDADNAALYQGFSAMRRLPESRSLKFDPFDS
- the Elk gene encoding eag-like K[+] channel isoform X4, producing the protein MQKGCACKFLYGPETKEEERAMIDKSLESKTELKMEVVFYKKNGSPFDCLLDIVPIKNEKGDVVLFLASHKDITHTKNLQLCELPDSDANGGLDPEAPPANYGRRRSRAVLYQLSGHYKQDNKHKIKLSNNLLHTTAPPLPEYKTTGIKKSQFILSHYGGFKSCWDWLILLATFYVAIVVPFNASFINIDRPTMVSDVVVEVLFIIDIVLNFRTTYVSRKGEVVSNSKSIAVNYVKGWFFVDLVAALPFDFLYASDVYSGEESGHGNIHLVKLTRLLRLARLLQKMDRYSQYSAVILTMLMLFFILVAHWLACIWFVIAEKERLRNDNEWDLGWIHTLAERLKISVNNVTHAESYITALYFTCSSLTSVGFGNVSANTFSEKFFSICTMLIGALMHAVVFGNVTAIIQRIYSRRSLYQTKLRDLKDFFVLHQIPEELKQRMQDYFQTMWSLNHGIDIHETLKQFPEELRGDVSMHLHREILNLPIFEAASQGCLKLLSLRIRNNFCAPGEFLVHKGDALSYIYYLCNGSMEVVQNNMVVAILGKGDLVGCDINVHLQHSSNGGGTGGSGSDVVVKSSCDVKALTYCDLKCINMHGLVEVLRLYPEYQHEFANDIQHDLTYNLREGYEAEQESDMNGPSLTLPSISEDDENVPDEGETSPLSPPNKSPLHASSSPRHAKFRDDYRETRRHGRGVLVRGRAAQVIAQESVEDHIRGSVERLDTQFSTLHQDVATLSCEVRNAIQALQILACSPQSNPNLPTPASRGSGVLARSSSHPPDALCWDPPARVSDASTQTDWPVDLFESWVRANPQRVLRILELEPDTLSRQPPSPSSPPPPPYEPLSPVVGTPPRSPSPTPSQGNDNFVYGDNHGERHIPRLYKPTNSSCDPDNKLSHRFSAGDADNAALYQGFSAMRRLPESRSLKFDPFDS
- the Elk gene encoding eag-like K[+] channel isoform X6, which produces MPVRKGLLAPQNTFLDTIATRFDGTHSNFVLGNAQVPTIYPIVYCSDGFCELTGFARAQIMQKGCACKFLYGPETKEEERAMIDKSLESKTELKMEVVFYKKNDIVLNFRTTYVSRKGEVVSNSKSIAVNYVKGWFFVDLVAALPFDFLYASDVYSGEESGHGNIHLVKLTRLLRLARLLQKMDRYSQYSAVILTMLMLFFILVAHWLACIWFVIAEKERLRNDNEWDLGWIHTLAERLKISVNNVTHAESYITALYFTCSSLTSVGFGNVSANTFSEKFFSICTMLIGALMHAVVFGNVTAIIQRIYSRRSLYQTKLRDLKDFFVLHQIPEELKQRMQDYFQTMWSLNHGIDIHETLKQFPEELRGDVSMHLHREILNLPIFEAASQGCLKLLSLRIRNNFCAPGEFLVHKGDALSYIYYLCNGSMEVVQNNMVVAILGKGDLVGCDINVHLQHSSNGGGTGGSGSDVVVKSSCDVKALTYCDLKCINMHGLVEVLRLYPEYQHEFANDIQHDLTYNLREGYEAEQESDMNGPSLTLPSISEDDENVPDEGETSPLSPPNKSPLHASSSPRHAKFRDDYRETRRHGRGVLVRGRAAQVIAQESVEDHIRGSVERLDTQFSTLHQDVATLSCEVRNAIQALQILACSPQSNPNLPTPASRGSGVLARSSSHPPDALCWDPPARVSDASTQTDWPVDLFESWVRANPQRVLRILELEPDTLSRQPPSPSSPPPPPYEPLSPVVGTPPRSPSPTPSQGNDNFVYGDNHGERHIPRLYKPTNSSCDPDNKLSHRFSAGDADNAALYQGFSAMRRLPESRSLKFDPFDS
- the Elk gene encoding eag-like K[+] channel isoform X2, yielding MPVRKGLLAPQNTFLDTIATRFDGTHSNFVLGNAQVPTIYPIVYCSDGFCELTGFARAQIMQKGCACKFLYGPETKEEERAMIDKSLESKTELKMEVVFYKKNGSPFDCLLDIVPIKNEKGDVVLFLASHKDITHTKNLQLYANGGLDPEAPPANYGRRRSRAVLYQLSGHYKQDNKHKIKLSNNLLHTTAPPLPEYKTTGIKKSQFILSHYGGFKSCWDWLILLATFYVAIVVPFNASFINIDRPTMVSDVVVEVLFIIDIVLNFRTTYVSRKGEVVSNSKSIAVNYVKGWFFVDLVAALPFDFLYASDVYSGEESGHGNIHLVKLTRLLRLARLLQKMDRYSQYSAVILTMLMLFFILVAHWLACIWFVIAEKERLRNDNEWDLGWIHTLAERLKISVNNVTHAESYITALYFTCSSLTSVGFGNVSANTFSEKFFSICTMLIGALMHAVVFGNVTAIIQRIYSRRSLYQTKLRDLKDFFVLHQIPEELKQRMQDYFQTMWSLNHGIDIHETLKQFPEELRGDVSMHLHREILNLPIFEAASQGCLKLLSLRIRNNFCAPGEFLVHKGDALSYIYYLCNGSMEVVQNNMVVAILGKGDLVGCDINVHLQHSSNGGGTGGSGSDVVVKSSCDVKALTYCDLKCINMHGLVEVLRLYPEYQHEFANDIQHDLTYNLREGYEAEQESDMNGPSLTLPSISEDDENVPDEGETSPLSPPNKSPLHASSSPRHAKFRDDYRETRRHGRGVLVRGRAAQVIAQESVEDHIRGSVERLDTQFSTLHQDVATLSCEVRNAIQALQILACSPQSNPNLPTPASRGSGVLARSSSHPPDALCWDPPARVSDASTQTDWPVDLFESWVRANPQRVLRILELEPDTLSRQPPSPSSPPPPPYEPLSPVVGTPPRSPSPTPSQGNDNFVYGDNHGERHIPRLYKPTNSSCDPDNKLSHRFSAGDADNAALYQGFSAMRRLPESRSLKFDPFDS
- the Elk gene encoding eag-like K[+] channel isoform X3 codes for the protein MPVRKGLLAPQNTFLDTIATRFDGTHSNFVLGNAQVPTIYPIVYCSDGFCELTGFARAQIMQKGCACKFLYGPETKEEERAMIDKSLESKTELKMEVVFYKKNDANGGLDPEAPPANYGRRRSRAVLYQLSGHYKQDNKHKIKLSNNLLHTTAPPLPEYKTTGIKKSQFILSHYGGFKSCWDWLILLATFYVAIVVPFNASFINIDRPTMVSDVVVEVLFIIDIVLNFRTTYVSRKGEVVSNSKSIAVNYVKGWFFVDLVAALPFDFLYASDVYSGEESGHGNIHLVKLTRLLRLARLLQKMDRYSQYSAVILTMLMLFFILVAHWLACIWFVIAEKERLRNDNEWDLGWIHTLAERLKISVNNVTHAESYITALYFTCSSLTSVGFGNVSANTFSEKFFSICTMLIGALMHAVVFGNVTAIIQRIYSRRSLYQTKLRDLKDFFVLHQIPEELKQRMQDYFQTMWSLNHGIDIHETLKQFPEELRGDVSMHLHREILNLPIFEAASQGCLKLLSLRIRNNFCAPGEFLVHKGDALSYIYYLCNGSMEVVQNNMVVAILGKGDLVGCDINVHLQHSSNGGGTGGSGSDVVVKSSCDVKALTYCDLKCINMHGLVEVLRLYPEYQHEFANDIQHDLTYNLREGYEAEQESDMNGPSLTLPSISEDDENVPDEGETSPLSPPNKSPLHASSSPRHAKFRDDYRETRRHGRGVLVRGRAAQVIAQESVEDHIRGSVERLDTQFSTLHQDVATLSCEVRNAIQALQILACSPQSNPNLPTPASRGSGVLARSSSHPPDALCWDPPARVSDASTQTDWPVDLFESWVRANPQRVLRILELEPDTLSRQPPSPSSPPPPPYEPLSPVVGTPPRSPSPTPSQGNDNFVYGDNHGERHIPRLYKPTNSSCDPDNKLSHRFSAGDADNAALYQGFSAMRRLPESRSLKFDPFDS
- the Elk gene encoding eag-like K[+] channel isoform X5, with translation MNCIPKYPSTDHTSDANGGLDPEAPPANYGRRRSRAVLYQLSGHYKQDNKHKIKLSNNLLHTTAPPLPEYKTTGIKKSQFILSHYGGFKSCWDWLILLATFYVAIVVPFNASFINIDRPTMVSDVVVEVLFIIDIVLNFRTTYVSRKGEVVSNSKSIAVNYVKGWFFVDLVAALPFDFLYASDVYSGEESGHGNIHLVKLTRLLRLARLLQKMDRYSQYSAVILTMLMLFFILVAHWLACIWFVIAEKERLRNDNEWDLGWIHTLAERLKISVNNVTHAESYITALYFTCSSLTSVGFGNVSANTFSEKFFSICTMLIGALMHAVVFGNVTAIIQRIYSRRSLYQTKLRDLKDFFVLHQIPEELKQRMQDYFQTMWSLNHGIDIHETLKQFPEELRGDVSMHLHREILNLPIFEAASQGCLKLLSLRIRNNFCAPGEFLVHKGDALSYIYYLCNGSMEVVQNNMVVAILGKGDLVGCDINVHLQHSSNGGGTGGSGSDVVVKSSCDVKALTYCDLKCINMHGLVEVLRLYPEYQHEFANDIQHDLTYNLREGYEAEQESDMNGPSLTLPSISEDDENVPDEGETSPLSPPNKSPLHASSSPRHAKFRDDYRETRRHGRGVLVRGRAAQVIAQESVEDHIRGSVERLDTQFSTLHQDVATLSCEVRNAIQALQILACSPQSNPNLPTPASRGSGVLARSSSHPPDALCWDPPARVSDASTQTDWPVDLFESWVRANPQRVLRILELEPDTLSRQPPSPSSPPPPPYEPLSPVVGTPPRSPSPTPSQGNDNFVYGDNHGERHIPRLYKPTNSSCDPDNKLSHRFSAGDADNAALYQGFSAMRRLPESRSLKFDPFDS